A part of Candidatus Babeliaceae bacterium genomic DNA contains:
- a CDS encoding site-specific integrase — translation MNDPVLPKIIDNQKLYSFDEAQSTKKELIWQKLANTTVEQAIQEWLEALGPLTAKNYASGMNMLSAAGLLNTQTTLQAFAIITHDAVIDKIKNLPNALESTKQARAACYISFTRFLNRQTQGLINKVMPSREGTTKTFYRIREKVNTEALTRVQWTAFLRELNKINKRDCLIAKIILQGGKRVSEVLTLKIGQISDQEKEITFRQSKTRGCEKETIITYPKSLFNELKNYIGNREGIVFVTKNNQPVMLNQLAVTFKKAGLLAGIKKVTPHVLRASAVTYFKDQGCSDSDIMKVTGHASAEMIHAYDKSERAQNASKKINLVE, via the coding sequence ATGAACGATCCTGTCCTTCCTAAAATTATCGATAATCAAAAGCTGTATAGCTTTGATGAAGCCCAATCAACAAAAAAAGAACTCATTTGGCAAAAGTTAGCAAATACCACTGTTGAGCAGGCGATACAAGAATGGCTTGAGGCCCTGGGGCCATTAACCGCCAAGAACTATGCAAGTGGTATGAATATGTTATCTGCTGCAGGCCTCCTTAACACTCAGACAACGTTACAAGCGTTCGCCATAATCACTCATGATGCTGTTATTGATAAAATTAAAAACCTTCCCAATGCATTAGAAAGCACTAAACAAGCACGAGCGGCATGTTATATATCATTCACGCGCTTCTTAAATCGGCAAACACAAGGTCTTATCAATAAAGTTATGCCAAGCCGCGAAGGAACGACAAAAACTTTTTATCGTATTCGCGAAAAAGTTAATACTGAAGCCTTGACACGTGTTCAATGGACAGCATTTCTGCGAGAGCTCAATAAGATCAATAAGCGTGATTGTTTAATTGCGAAGATTATTTTGCAAGGTGGTAAACGAGTGAGCGAGGTACTGACCCTCAAGATTGGTCAGATAAGCGATCAGGAGAAAGAAATAACCTTTAGGCAATCAAAGACCAGAGGTTGTGAGAAAGAAACGATTATAACGTATCCTAAGTCGCTATTTAATGAACTGAAAAATTATATTGGTAATCGTGAAGGCATAGTGTTTGTTACAAAGAATAATCAGCCTGTAATGCTTAATCAGCTGGCAGTTACTTTTAAAAAGGCAGGTCTTTTAGCGGGCATAAAGAAGGTTACTCCCCATGTATTAAGAGCTTCTGCTGTTACTTATTTTAAGGACCAAGGTTGTTCTGATAGCGATATCATGAAGGTAACAGGCCACGCATCAGCTGAGATGATACATGCGTATGACAAAAGTGAACGTGCTCAAAATGCCAGCAAGAAAATCAACTTGGTGGAATAG
- a CDS encoding septation protein SpoVG family protein, producing the protein MSNRISEIEVTPIKPINGLVAFASFVFDDSFYLGSIGVYTRPSGGYRLAYPTRKTANGGLHVFHPINRKIATQIEEEIITKFKEVVRLSN; encoded by the coding sequence ATGAGCAACAGAATAAGCGAGATAGAAGTAACACCCATCAAACCGATTAATGGCCTTGTTGCATTTGCGAGCTTTGTGTTTGACGACAGCTTTTATCTTGGGTCTATAGGTGTCTATACGCGCCCCAGTGGTGGATATCGCTTAGCTTACCCAACTCGGAAGACAGCTAATGGAGGTCTTCATGTATTTCATCCAATAAACCGAAAAATTGCTACACAAATAGAAGAGGAGATTATTACTAAATTTAAAGAAGTTGTGAGATTAAGTAATTAA